A region from the Leptolyngbya iicbica LK genome encodes:
- a CDS encoding RNA polymerase sigma factor, with translation MQIPSFPECNHAVIQQLGHLSDRELLQRFKAEPEAGRYFTAIFCRYSPVVFSLITHSARSPVQAEYLFALTWRHILNELSGLDLEAAEVTVAGETGQGRSLSLQSWLINVTALCINQAALPEVEDIHYSLNQASPPLWCYVERSLDRLDPLERLILVMAQTFRWSDTRIAAYLQAEGERIAPTEVAVRLKQAGHNLEAALPEDIRTIYLGALSAEATDALLPDMVASVPMPEKPIS, from the coding sequence GTGCAAATTCCCAGCTTTCCTGAATGTAATCACGCCGTCATCCAACAACTTGGGCATCTGAGCGATCGCGAGTTGCTGCAGCGGTTTAAGGCCGAGCCAGAGGCGGGTCGATACTTTACGGCGATTTTTTGTCGCTACAGTCCCGTCGTTTTTAGCTTGATTACCCATTCAGCGCGATCGCCCGTACAGGCTGAGTATTTGTTTGCCTTAACCTGGCGGCACATTTTGAATGAGCTGAGCGGTCTGGATTTGGAAGCCGCCGAGGTCACTGTTGCGGGGGAAACTGGACAAGGGCGATCGCTCTCTCTACAAAGCTGGCTGATTAACGTCACGGCGCTGTGCATCAATCAAGCCGCACTGCCAGAAGTAGAAGATATTCACTATTCCCTTAATCAAGCGTCGCCGCCGCTCTGGTGCTATGTCGAACGGTCTTTAGATCGGCTCGATCCATTGGAACGGCTCATCCTAGTGATGGCACAAACCTTTCGCTGGAGCGACACTCGCATCGCCGCCTATTTACAAGCTGAGGGCGAACGGATCGCGCCTACCGAAGTTGCTGTGCGTCTGAAGCAAGCTGGGCATAATTTGGAAGCGGCCCTACCAGAAGATATTCGCACTATTTATCTGGGAGCATTGTCGGCTGAAGCCACGGATGCTTTGCTGCCTGACATGGTGGCGTCGGTCCCGATGCCAGAAAAGCCCATTAGTTAA
- a CDS encoding tetratricopeptide repeat protein: MTSFASRVLGISLLWGSGAIAVPLIATPALAQTAPLEQQLNMRRHEFERNRERQKAERFLEVADRELAWSRMDGAIAAWQAALDIYSSLGDQAAMHQVMELLTKTLLAENRFAEAETVIQQQLTLAREQANDTVQMNALNNLGVVYLQLGQFERGTTAITAALDIAEALDDPAGLGRSRSNLGLAARLSGDLEAARDQYETALLYRTQTSDQVGLANSYNSLGAVYRELGNDARALVMYQRARETALEETHLPTLLPALDGLIGIYADREDIGMLQTYVAERNVITPKLAPPEQQLGLYIGLGRYYALLEDYPRAQTAYEEALVLAEVIGAASKRTFVLNQLQDLALLNPTE, translated from the coding sequence ATGACCTCTTTTGCGTCTCGTGTACTCGGCATCAGCCTGTTGTGGGGAAGCGGAGCAATCGCTGTTCCGTTAATTGCCACACCAGCCCTGGCCCAAACGGCCCCCCTTGAGCAACAGCTCAATATGCGGCGGCATGAGTTTGAGCGAAACCGTGAACGCCAAAAAGCCGAACGGTTCTTAGAGGTCGCTGATCGCGAGCTAGCGTGGAGTCGAATGGATGGAGCGATCGCGGCCTGGCAAGCAGCCCTTGACATCTACAGCAGCCTTGGCGACCAGGCAGCCATGCACCAAGTGATGGAATTGCTCACAAAAACTCTGCTGGCAGAAAACCGCTTTGCCGAAGCTGAAACCGTAATCCAACAGCAGCTGACCTTGGCGCGGGAACAAGCTAACGATACGGTGCAAATGAATGCGCTCAATAACCTGGGTGTGGTGTACTTACAACTGGGACAATTCGAGCGAGGCACAACCGCTATCACCGCTGCCCTCGACATCGCCGAAGCGCTGGATGATCCAGCAGGATTGGGGCGATCGCGCAGTAATTTGGGCCTGGCAGCCCGACTTTCTGGCGATTTAGAAGCCGCTCGCGATCAGTATGAAACGGCCTTGCTCTATCGCACGCAAACCAGCGATCAGGTTGGGTTGGCTAACTCATACAACAGCTTGGGCGCAGTGTATCGGGAGTTGGGCAACGATGCGCGCGCCCTGGTGATGTACCAGCGGGCTCGGGAAACGGCCCTTGAAGAAACCCATCTGCCGACACTGTTGCCAGCACTCGATGGCCTGATCGGCATTTACGCCGACCGCGAAGACATTGGCATGCTGCAAACCTATGTCGCCGAACGCAACGTGATAACGCCCAAGCTTGCCCCACCGGAACAACAGTTGGGTCTTTATATTGGTCTCGGTCGCTATTACGCCTTGCTCGAAGACTATCCTCGGGCGCAAACAGCCTATGAAGAGGCGCTAGTGCTTGCCGAAGTGATCGGCGCGGCGAGCAAGCGGACCTTTGTGCTGAATCAATTGCAAGACTTGGCCCTGCTCAACCCAACAGAATGA
- the psbM gene encoding photosystem II reaction center protein PsbM, with protein sequence MEVNNLGFVASILFVLVPTVFLLILYIQTSSKQTGA encoded by the coding sequence ATGGAAGTCAACAACCTCGGCTTTGTTGCAAGCATTCTATTCGTTCTGGTTCCCACTGTCTTTTTGCTGATTCTCTATATTCAGACATCCAGCAAGCAGACTGGCGCTTAG
- a CDS encoding 2Fe-2S iron-sulfur cluster-binding protein — MAVIKFLNEDKEVIAADGANLRYKAMENDIDIYTLVGKMMNCGGYGQCGTCVVEITEGSENLSPRTQVEERKLRKRPENCRLACQTLVNGDITVKTKPKKK; from the coding sequence ATGGCAGTTATTAAGTTTCTTAACGAAGACAAAGAGGTGATCGCCGCTGATGGTGCCAACCTGCGCTACAAAGCGATGGAAAACGATATTGATATCTACACCCTCGTCGGCAAAATGATGAACTGCGGCGGATACGGCCAATGCGGTACCTGCGTCGTGGAAATTACCGAGGGCAGTGAAAACCTGTCGCCTCGGACGCAGGTAGAAGAACGCAAGCTCCGTAAGCGACCGGAAAACTGTCGCTTGGCCTGCCAGACCCTAGTTAATGGCGATATTACGGTTAAAACTAAGCCCAAGAAAAAGTGA
- the psbB gene encoding photosystem II chlorophyll-binding protein CP47 produces MGLPWYRVHTVVLNDPGRLISVHLMHTALVAGWAGSMALFELATFDPSDPVLNPMWRQGMFVLPFMARLGVTQSWGGWSVTGEAAVDPGFWSFEGVAAAHIVLSGLLFLAACWHWVYWDLDLFRDPRTGEPALDLPKMFGIHLFLSGLLCFGFGAFHLTGLWGPGMWISDPYGITGHVQGVAPEWGPAGFNPFNPGGIVAHHIAAGIVGIIAGLFHLTVRPPQRLYKALRMGNIETVLSSSIAAVFFAAFVVAGTMWYGNAATPIELFGPTRYQWDSSYFQEEIQRRTQAEIANGASPEEAYATIPEKLAFYDYVGNSPSKGGLFRVGPMNEGDGIARGWLGHPVFKDGEGRVLSVRRLPNFFETFPVVLTDKDGVVRADIPFRRAESRYSFEQTGVTVSFFGGELAGQTITDPAEVKRIARKAQLGEPFEFDRETLESDGVFRTSPRGWFTYAHAVFALLFFFGHIWHGSRTLYRDVFAGIDPDLSPQQVEWGFFQKVGDRTTKNKETV; encoded by the coding sequence ATGGGACTACCCTGGTACCGAGTACATACGGTCGTACTGAACGACCCGGGCCGCCTGATCTCCGTTCACCTGATGCACACCGCATTGGTGGCTGGTTGGGCTGGCTCAATGGCTTTATTTGAGTTGGCAACCTTTGATCCCAGTGATCCTGTCTTAAACCCCATGTGGCGTCAGGGCATGTTTGTGCTTCCCTTTATGGCGCGTTTGGGTGTCACCCAATCCTGGGGCGGCTGGAGCGTTACTGGTGAAGCCGCTGTCGACCCTGGCTTCTGGAGTTTTGAAGGCGTTGCTGCCGCTCACATCGTCTTGTCTGGTCTGCTATTCTTAGCGGCCTGCTGGCACTGGGTTTATTGGGACTTGGATTTATTCCGGGATCCGCGTACGGGCGAGCCCGCTCTAGACCTGCCCAAGATGTTTGGCATTCATTTATTTTTGTCGGGTTTACTGTGCTTCGGGTTTGGAGCTTTTCACCTGACGGGTCTTTGGGGGCCTGGCATGTGGATTTCTGACCCCTATGGCATTACGGGCCACGTGCAAGGGGTCGCCCCAGAGTGGGGACCAGCTGGGTTTAACCCGTTTAATCCAGGCGGGATTGTGGCGCACCACATCGCAGCTGGCATCGTTGGCATTATTGCTGGCTTGTTCCACCTGACCGTGCGACCGCCCCAGCGGCTCTACAAAGCCCTGCGGATGGGTAACATCGAGACGGTATTGTCTAGCAGTATTGCCGCGGTGTTTTTCGCAGCTTTTGTGGTGGCTGGCACCATGTGGTATGGCAACGCAGCCACGCCAATTGAGCTGTTTGGCCCAACTCGTTATCAGTGGGATAGCAGCTATTTCCAAGAGGAAATTCAGCGTCGCACTCAGGCCGAGATTGCGAATGGCGCTTCGCCTGAAGAAGCTTACGCGACCATTCCAGAGAAGCTGGCTTTCTATGACTATGTCGGCAACAGCCCCTCTAAGGGTGGCTTGTTCCGGGTTGGTCCGATGAACGAAGGCGACGGCATTGCTCGGGGGTGGCTCGGCCACCCAGTCTTCAAAGATGGTGAAGGTCGCGTACTTTCAGTGCGTCGTCTGCCAAACTTCTTTGAAACCTTCCCAGTGGTGCTGACTGACAAAGATGGTGTCGTGCGGGCAGATATTCCTTTCCGTCGGGCCGAATCGCGTTACAGCTTTGAGCAGACTGGCGTGACCGTTTCCTTCTTTGGGGGTGAGTTAGCCGGTCAAACGATCACTGACCCAGCGGAAGTTAAGCGGATTGCTCGTAAAGCTCAGTTAGGTGAGCCGTTTGAATTCGACCGGGAGACTTTAGAGTCTGACGGCGTCTTCCGCACCAGTCCTCGGGGTTGGTTCACCTATGCTCACGCGGTGTTTGCGCTACTCTTCTTCTTTGGTCATATCTGGCATGGTTCTCGGACGCTGTACCGAGACGTATTTGCGGGTATCGACCCCGACCTCTCGCCGCAACAGGTGGAGTGGGGTTTCTTCCAGAAGGTGGGTGACCGCACCACGAAGAACAAAGAGACTGTCTAA
- a CDS encoding photosystem II reaction center protein T, whose translation MEAVAYIFIFACVIGTLFFAIAFREPPRITKD comes from the coding sequence ATGGAAGCCGTTGCTTACATTTTCATTTTTGCTTGTGTGATCGGCACGCTGTTTTTCGCGATCGCGTTCCGTGAACCCCCTCGGATTACAAAAGACTAA
- the nrdR gene encoding transcriptional regulator NrdR — protein sequence MQCPFCQHPNNRVLESRSAESGRSIRRRRECLECQRRFTTYERIEYVPITVIKQSGDRESFDRTKVLRGLVRACEKTGTLPNTLDSLVDDLEAELQQRARREVSSTEIGELVLKRLKTVSEVAYIRFASVYRQFQGIQDFTDTLKHLNAETKVESSPDTTVDSRLNVMIS from the coding sequence ATGCAGTGTCCCTTCTGCCAGCATCCCAATAATCGCGTGTTAGAGTCGCGCTCTGCGGAGAGCGGCAGAAGCATTCGCCGCCGCCGGGAATGTTTGGAATGCCAACGACGGTTTACGACTTATGAGCGCATTGAGTATGTGCCGATTACTGTCATTAAGCAGAGTGGCGATCGCGAATCGTTCGACCGGACTAAGGTGTTGCGCGGGTTGGTGCGGGCCTGTGAGAAAACCGGGACGCTGCCCAATACCCTCGACTCTTTGGTGGATGATCTCGAAGCGGAATTGCAGCAGCGCGCCCGACGCGAGGTTTCTAGCACCGAGATTGGTGAATTGGTGCTCAAACGGCTGAAGACGGTGAGCGAAGTGGCTTACATCCGCTTTGCCTCAGTGTACCGACAGTTCCAGGGCATTCAGGATTTTACGGACACCCTCAAGCATTTGAACGCGGAAACCAAGGTCGAATCATCTCCCGATACAACGGTTGATTCGCGCCTGAACGTGATGATCTCTTAG
- a CDS encoding MarC family protein, translated as MDQSLSQFIITAFVMLIVVVNPVAVAPVFVSLTTGMRLTERRRLLNRSLIIAFSVTLFFLFAGRLLLSYLGVTTHAFAVSGGMLLFLLALPTLFGERSSIQSPEKGDASNTGEDVAVFPLALPLLAGPGTLATVLVLATQAGSDMVRIGLLAIVLGVTYLASWPILYASDRLITLLGESKVSILTRVLGIILAALAVQYVFNGITGYYDALVSR; from the coding sequence ATGGATCAAAGCCTGTCGCAATTTATCATCACGGCCTTCGTCATGCTGATCGTGGTGGTAAACCCCGTCGCGGTGGCCCCGGTATTCGTCTCCCTCACCACTGGTATGAGGCTCACCGAGCGGCGACGCCTGTTGAACCGATCGCTGATCATCGCGTTTTCCGTCACCCTCTTCTTTCTGTTTGCCGGACGGCTACTGCTCTCTTATCTAGGCGTGACGACCCATGCCTTTGCTGTGAGTGGCGGCATGCTGCTATTTTTGCTGGCGCTGCCGACGCTGTTTGGTGAGCGATCGTCCATTCAATCGCCGGAAAAGGGCGACGCCAGCAATACGGGGGAAGATGTCGCAGTGTTTCCGCTGGCGCTGCCGCTGCTGGCTGGCCCCGGCACCCTGGCGACGGTGCTGGTGTTGGCGACCCAGGCAGGCAGTGACATGGTGCGGATTGGCTTGCTGGCGATCGTGCTGGGGGTGACATATCTCGCTTCGTGGCCGATTTTATACGCCAGCGATCGCCTCATTACCCTCTTGGGCGAAAGCAAGGTCAGCATTCTCACCCGCGTGTTGGGCATCATCTTGGCGGCGCTAGCCGTGCAATACGTGTTCAACGGCATCACCGGCTATTACGACGCGCTGGTCAGCCGTTGA
- a CDS encoding UDP-N-acetylmuramoyl-L-alanyl-D-glutamate--2,6-diaminopimelate ligase, translating to MDLQGLLAQLAKVGIVPAVAPSSEHPALSQPIKRLCTNSQACQPGDLFIGMPGTRVDGGDFWPGAIAAGAIAAFVSPEAAQNRPPEVHNPAALVLSFADMALVCAHAAVAFYDAPGQAMQLVGVTGTNGKTTTTHLIEALLKQGDRATGLLGTLYARWPGHDAVAIHTTPFAVDLQADLAAARDAGCQALVMEVSSHALHQKRVWGCPFEVAVFTNLTQDHLDYHETMDAYFEAKALLFSEDYLKGRAIVNLDDPYGQKLVERLGDRAWSYSVANSQADLYTSDLTYGANGVQGQLHTPEGTLPFSLPLVGQFNLSNMLAAVGAALHLGITLEQVGACLPQFGGVPGRMERVVVNPDQPVSVIVDYAHTPDSLQNALTAARPFVAGRLICVFGCGGDRDRTKRPQMGKIAYDLADVAIVTSDNPRTEDPQRILDDILAGIPAQLPEEQVVGDRAAAIQSAIAQAQPGDCVLIAGKGHEDYQILGTEKIHFDDREQARAALSA from the coding sequence ATGGATTTGCAAGGGTTGCTAGCGCAGTTGGCAAAAGTGGGCATCGTCCCCGCAGTGGCTCCGTCGTCAGAGCATCCGGCCCTCTCGCAGCCGATCAAGCGCTTGTGCACCAACTCCCAAGCCTGCCAACCAGGGGATTTGTTTATTGGGATGCCGGGGACGCGGGTCGATGGCGGTGACTTTTGGCCAGGGGCGATCGCGGCGGGAGCGATCGCGGCTTTCGTTTCTCCCGAAGCGGCCCAAAATCGTCCCCCTGAGGTGCACAATCCTGCGGCTCTGGTGCTGTCCTTTGCCGATATGGCGTTAGTCTGTGCCCATGCCGCAGTCGCGTTTTACGACGCTCCGGGGCAGGCGATGCAGCTGGTCGGGGTCACTGGCACCAACGGCAAAACGACCACCACTCACCTGATTGAAGCGCTGCTGAAACAAGGCGATCGCGCTACCGGATTACTGGGCACCTTGTACGCCCGCTGGCCCGGCCATGATGCTGTCGCCATTCACACCACCCCCTTTGCCGTGGACTTGCAGGCCGACCTCGCTGCCGCCCGCGATGCCGGTTGCCAAGCCCTGGTGATGGAAGTCAGTTCCCACGCCCTGCACCAAAAGCGCGTTTGGGGCTGCCCCTTTGAGGTGGCAGTGTTCACCAATCTCACCCAAGACCATCTCGACTATCACGAGACGATGGACGCCTACTTTGAGGCGAAAGCCCTGCTGTTTAGTGAGGATTATTTAAAGGGGCGGGCGATTGTGAATCTGGATGATCCCTACGGTCAAAAACTGGTGGAACGGTTGGGCGATCGCGCCTGGAGCTACAGCGTCGCCAATTCCCAGGCGGATTTATATACCTCGGATCTGACCTACGGAGCCAACGGCGTGCAGGGCCAATTGCACACTCCCGAGGGCACCCTGCCCTTCAGCCTGCCACTGGTGGGCCAGTTCAACCTGTCCAATATGCTGGCGGCGGTCGGTGCGGCGCTGCATCTAGGCATCACCCTAGAGCAGGTGGGCGCTTGTTTGCCCCAGTTTGGCGGCGTGCCCGGCCGCATGGAGCGGGTCGTGGTGAATCCCGACCAGCCCGTGAGCGTGATTGTGGATTATGCCCACACCCCTGACAGTTTGCAAAATGCCCTGACCGCCGCCCGTCCCTTTGTTGCGGGTCGGCTAATTTGCGTGTTTGGCTGTGGTGGCGATCGCGATCGCACCAAGCGTCCCCAAATGGGCAAAATCGCCTACGACCTGGCCGATGTGGCGATCGTTACCTCCGACAATCCCCGCACGGAAGATCCGCAGCGCATCCTCGACGATATTCTCGCTGGTATTCCCGCCCAGTTGCCGGAAGAGCAGGTGGTGGGCGATCGCGCGGCGGCTATTCAGTCCGCGATCGCCCAAGCCCAACCGGGCGACTGCGTCCTTATCGCGGGCAAAGGTCACGAAGACTACCAAATCCTGGGGACTGAAAAAATCCACTTCGACGATCGCGAACAAGCCCGCGCCGCCTTGAGCGCTTAA
- a CDS encoding glutaredoxin family protein, which yields MKLVLYSKPGCHLCEGLEEKLAALAHLDFDLEIRDITTQAAWFQRYQYEIPVLCRVVETPQGEQEAALPRLSPRAPIARVEQMLQTYLEPDKAK from the coding sequence GTGAAGTTAGTGCTCTACAGCAAGCCAGGCTGCCACCTCTGCGAAGGGCTAGAGGAAAAATTGGCGGCATTGGCCCACCTCGACTTTGACCTGGAAATTCGCGATATCACGACGCAAGCTGCCTGGTTTCAGCGCTATCAATACGAAATTCCCGTGTTGTGCCGCGTGGTGGAAACGCCCCAGGGAGAACAGGAAGCTGCCTTACCTCGGCTGTCGCCCCGCGCACCAATCGCGCGAGTGGAGCAAATGTTACAGACATATTTGGAACCTGATAAGGCAAAATAA
- the cysH gene encoding phosphoadenosine phosphosulfate reductase yields MTSASAIAHSLDLDALNRRFETATPQDILRWAIRTFPTGLAQTNSFSIPVTVHMLYAELCPPRRVPVIFLDTLHHFEETLATAERARQRYDLDLHVYQAAGATTRQEFANRYGDELWQRDIDQFHYLTKVEPLQRALQAVEVRAWVTGRRRDQSATRQAMPILEADSDGRLKINPLANWTRKDLWGYVFQHNVIYNPLHDRGYASIGDEPLTTPVQPGEDERAGRWRGSAKTECGIHL; encoded by the coding sequence ATGACTTCCGCCTCCGCGATCGCCCATTCTCTCGATCTCGACGCTCTCAATCGCCGGTTTGAAACAGCGACGCCCCAAGACATTTTGCGCTGGGCGATTCGCACTTTTCCCACCGGACTGGCTCAGACCAACTCCTTCAGCATTCCGGTGACGGTCCACATGCTCTACGCCGAGTTATGCCCCCCGCGCCGAGTCCCCGTGATCTTCCTCGATACGCTGCACCACTTTGAGGAAACGCTGGCCACTGCCGAGCGCGCCCGCCAGCGCTATGACCTGGATTTGCACGTGTACCAAGCGGCAGGAGCGACGACACGGCAAGAGTTTGCGAACCGCTACGGCGACGAACTCTGGCAGCGAGACATTGACCAGTTTCATTACTTGACCAAAGTGGAACCCCTGCAACGGGCTTTGCAAGCTGTGGAGGTGCGGGCCTGGGTGACAGGTCGCCGTCGCGATCAGTCTGCAACCCGTCAGGCCATGCCCATTTTGGAAGCGGACAGTGATGGACGGTTAAAAATTAATCCCCTGGCGAATTGGACGCGCAAAGACCTGTGGGGCTATGTCTTCCAACACAACGTCATTTACAACCCGCTGCACGATCGCGGCTATGCCAGCATCGGTGACGAACCACTGACCACTCCCGTGCAACCGGGCGAAGACGAGCGGGCCGGACGTTGGCGCGGTTCCGCTAAAACCGAGTGCGGCATTCATTTATAG
- a CDS encoding ABC transporter ATP-binding protein: protein MIEVDHLHKVYGSTVALKDVSFAVEPGEILGFLGPNGAGKTTTMRILTGYLPATSGTAKVAEYDVHADSMAVRQRIGYLPERPPLYLDMTVEAFLHFVARIKGVAAGDRPAQVTYAIQRCGLAEKQSVLIRKLSKGFRQRVGIAQAIVHDPPVIVLDEPTSGLDPRQNNEVRQLISSLAGDHTIILSTHILPEVNATCDRVAIINRGQLVAAGKLDTLMAQLTGTVSYDLEVRGDFEGIRQTLGAIPGVDAVESVGHPLEPESRHRFQLQAGETDPGEAIAAAIVQAGFGLYELRRHQASLEDVFLNLTTEEPTEGTAKAATTPESENDADTASSSEVPEAASMADQADQTDHEVSPETNH from the coding sequence ATGATTGAAGTTGATCATCTCCATAAAGTGTACGGCTCAACCGTCGCCCTCAAGGATGTGTCCTTTGCGGTCGAGCCGGGCGAGATTTTAGGCTTTCTCGGGCCAAATGGCGCGGGCAAAACCACCACTATGCGAATTTTGACGGGCTATTTGCCCGCCACCAGCGGCACCGCCAAAGTGGCTGAGTACGACGTGCATGCCGACTCGATGGCGGTGCGGCAGCGCATTGGCTACTTGCCCGAGCGGCCCCCGCTGTATCTCGACATGACGGTGGAGGCGTTTTTGCATTTTGTGGCTCGCATCAAGGGGGTGGCGGCGGGCGATCGCCCCGCGCAAGTGACCTATGCCATCCAGCGGTGCGGCTTGGCAGAAAAGCAATCGGTGCTGATTCGCAAGTTGTCCAAAGGCTTTCGGCAGCGGGTGGGCATCGCCCAAGCGATCGTCCATGATCCCCCGGTGATTGTGCTGGATGAGCCCACTTCTGGTCTAGATCCGCGCCAAAACAACGAAGTGCGGCAGTTGATTAGCAGTTTGGCGGGCGATCACACGATCATTTTGTCCACCCACATTTTGCCGGAGGTGAATGCCACCTGTGACCGGGTAGCCATCATCAACCGGGGGCAGTTAGTGGCGGCGGGCAAGCTCGATACCTTGATGGCGCAGCTCACGGGGACGGTCAGTTACGACCTGGAGGTGCGGGGCGACTTTGAGGGGATTCGCCAGACGTTGGGAGCGATTCCGGGCGTCGATGCGGTGGAATCAGTCGGCCATCCATTAGAGCCGGAGTCGCGACATCGGTTTCAACTCCAGGCGGGGGAGACCGATCCTGGCGAAGCGATCGCGGCGGCGATCGTCCAAGCCGGATTTGGGCTGTATGAATTGCGCCGCCACCAGGCCAGTCTGGAAGATGTCTTCCTCAATTTGACTACGGAAGAACCAACCGAAGGCACGGCCAAGGCAGCGACAACTCCTGAGTCGGAAAATGACGCCGATACCGCCAGCAGCTCTGAGGTGCCGGAAGCGGCCAGCATGGCAGATCAAGCAGACCAAACCGACCACGAAGTCTCCCCAGAGACGAACCACTAA
- a CDS encoding ABC transporter permease produces the protein MTALRTVLGNVLAIYRRELQSYLASPLAYVIAAIFWLLGGFFLVVILFSPEGLLAQVARRDQVLQMGMTLPPLDVAYEFLQGYFGVLGSLSMFVLPILSMGLYTEERKQGTLELLATSPVMNWVVALGKLLAVVTFYVGMVLPLMLVVAIALGTAEPAVSPNLLLVGNLGLILLAASVLSLGMFLSSLTSSTVVAAILTFALVIFLWIVDALARAVPGWLGDALNHLSMLQHFTSFTQGILDTSSVVLFVSYGLLGLFLTAQSIEALRFQRN, from the coding sequence ATGACCGCATTGCGAACTGTGCTCGGCAACGTGCTGGCGATTTATCGCCGCGAACTCCAAAGCTATTTGGCGTCGCCCCTGGCTTATGTGATTGCGGCGATTTTTTGGCTGCTGGGGGGCTTTTTTCTCGTCGTCATCCTGTTCAGCCCTGAAGGGTTGCTGGCCCAGGTGGCGCGGCGTGATCAGGTCTTGCAAATGGGCATGACCCTGCCGCCCCTGGATGTCGCCTACGAATTTTTGCAGGGCTATTTTGGGGTGCTGGGCTCCCTCTCAATGTTCGTGCTGCCGATCCTCTCGATGGGACTCTACACCGAGGAGCGCAAGCAGGGAACGTTGGAACTGCTCGCCACCTCGCCCGTAATGAATTGGGTGGTGGCCCTGGGTAAGTTGCTGGCGGTGGTGACCTTTTACGTTGGCATGGTGTTGCCACTGATGCTGGTGGTGGCGATCGCCCTCGGCACTGCCGAACCCGCCGTCTCTCCGAACCTACTACTGGTGGGCAATCTGGGGCTGATTTTGTTGGCGGCGAGTGTACTGTCCCTCGGCATGTTTCTGTCTTCCCTCACCAGCAGCACCGTGGTCGCCGCGATTCTCACCTTTGCCCTGGTGATTTTCTTATGGATTGTGGATGCCCTGGCACGGGCGGTTCCCGGTTGGCTCGGGGATGCCCTCAATCACCTGTCGATGTTGCAGCATTTCACCAGTTTTACCCAAGGCATTTTGGATACCAGCAGCGTGGTGTTGTTCGTGTCTTACGGTTTGTTGGGCCTGTTTCTCACGGCGCAATCCATTGAAGCACTGCGGTTCCAGCGTAATTAG